Genomic window (Gimesia sp.):
CAAGGAAAACTTTCGGCACGTGGACGAGTTATTCGGCGATGATGACGAGGTCCGCGAAATGGTGGAGCAGATTCGCACCGAGAATGACCGCTGGCATGAATCCGCAAAAGGCTTGCTGGCGGAGCGGAAATCGCAGGGCTTTATTCGGGAATGTCATGGGGATATGCACCTGGGGAATATGATTCTCAATGACGGCGGGGTGACGATTTTTGACTGCCTCGAGTTCAACGCCGACCTGCGGTGGACCGACGTGATGAGCGAGGTGGCGTTCGTGGTGATGGACCTGGAAGACCGGGGACGTCCTGACTATGCGATGCGGTTTCTGAATCGCTACTTCGAACTGACGGGAGACTATGCTGGTGTGCCCCTGCTGCGGTTTTATCTCTCGTATCGGGCGATGGTGCGCGCCAAGGTGGCGGCGCTACGACTGAGTCAGCATGAATTTTCCCCAGCTGAAACACGGGAGATCCGTGAGGAGTTCTGGTCTTATCTGAAACTGGCTCGCAAGTATGTGACGCGGGATGAACCTTTATTAATTCTGACACACGGCGTTTCGGGAAGTGGAAAATCGTATGGGACCGGGCTGCTCTTAGAAGGGATGCCGACGATTCGCGTGCGTTCGGATGTGGAGCGGAAGCGATTACAGGCGGAGCGGGAGATTTCCGATGAGCGTCTCTATACATCCGAAGTGACCGAGCTGACCTATCAGCGGCTGGTGGAACTGGCCGAGATGATTCTGGACGCGGGCTGGTCGGCAATTGTCGATGCGACGACGCTGCAGGTCTGGCAGCGTTCCCTGTTCAGCGAACTGGCGGCAGCGCGGGGAGTCCGGTTTGTGCTGCTCTGTTTTGAAGCCGAACAGAGTGTGCTGGAGCAGCGGATCGAAGATCGGCAGACGTACGAAGAAGATCCCTCGGATGCGACTCGGGATGTGCTGAAATTACAACTCGATGTTCGGGAACCGCTGACGGCGGAGGAACAGGCGGTTTCAGTCGTCCTCCCTACCAAACAGGAATGGACGACTGAAATGCTGGTTCAACTGGTGACTGGTTAGACACCGAATGCTGGAGGAAGCAGAGAATTATTCCGTTTCCGAAATCCAGGTGCGGGCGGCGTCCAGTTCGTGCAGGTCGAAATATTTGACCTTGGCAGAGGTGAAGGGTTTGCAGAACATGGCCATGCCCTCTTCCCATTTCTTCTCGCCGACCATGGCCAGTTTGCCGATGTCTTTGAAGTGCTTGAGGTCGAACTTGATGTCTTCCCAGATGGCTTCCATGGTCCAGCCGTGGAAGTCGTGGAGTACGACCAGCATGTGCAGAGGGCCGTGCTGCTGGATCAGAGTTTCAATCGTGGGGGTGAAGTCGTGGTAATCTTCCTTGACCAGTTTACCGGACATGCTGATTTCCACGTAGTTCTCGGTCGCGTGGTGTATGATCTCAAGTGACATCGGTTGTCTCCTATAAAGGTGAGAGAATTACTTACTGTCTCCAGCATAATTAAATCAGGACTGGTTTCCAATTCGTAATGGACAGATTTCACGGTTCCTGCATAAACCCGATTGGCCTGGTTCAGGCGGTTGTCGGAACCGGTGCCAGGGTGCCGGCTGGAAAGGTCATGACCTGTGTGGCGACGCGTTCTGCCTGTGTGTGATCGTGGGTGATCCAGACGAAGGCCGGGCGCTGGTTTGAGGTCTCAAGCCACTGTTGAATGATCTGCTCAAACTGCCGCGTGGTTTGCGGATCGAGGCCGGACGTCGGTTCGTCCATCAACAGGATCTGTGGGGCGAGGATCAGGGCCCGCAGCAGAGCGACGATCTGTCCTTCTCCCCCTGAAAGGGCACTGGATTTCCGCTTGAGGAAGCCGTTGGGGCGTTCGAAGGAACTGAGCAGTTCCAGGACCGCATCGACATTGTTGGATTTATCCTGGTTGATATGAAACTGCAGTGCGAATTTCAGATTGCTTTCCACGGTTCCTTCGATGAGGACGGGCCGCTGCTGCAGATAGACAACCTGGCTGCGGTAGGCGGGCAGGTCCTTGTCGGCGACGGGGGCATTCTGAAACAGAATGTCTCCCGCCTGGATTTCATCCAGGATGGCCAGGGATCGAAGGAACAGCGATTTTCCTGAACCGGTGGGACCGACAATCGCGATCCGATCGCCGGGATGGACCTGGAGTGACAAATCGCGGACGAGCCACTCCCCTGCACTGGTCTGACGGCCGATCGAGCGGGCTTCCAGCAGACAATCCTGGTCTGTTTCCGTCGCGTCACTCAAGCGATCTGCTCCACTTCGATCTGATCGTAGAAGGTCTGCATCCGCTTTTCCGACAGGCGGGCGGGCAGGAGTTGTGTCAGGTTGTCGGCGGCAGCAGCCATTCCCCGGCGGATGGCATCGGGGACCGGTTTGCCGCGATGCAGGGCCACCGCGATGCCCGCTGCCAGGCTGTCACCACAGGCAATCGGATTCACAACTTCCGCCCGAGCGGGGGTGAAGCGATAGACGTGTTCCCGCGAAGTGGCCCAGAGGGTGTCTTTGCCCTGCGAAATCACAACCCAGGTGGCGCCCCGCTCGTTGATCTCCTGCATGCCTTTGATGAGCGCCTCGGTATCAGCGAGTTCGGTCATCAGGGTGCGCTCCAGTTCTTCGTGATTGGGTTTCACCAGGAACGGTTTTTCTTCGAGGGCTGCTTCCAGTTCCGGTCCGCGGGCGTCGAGAATCACGGGACAGTGTGTCTCGGCGATCAGATCGCGGTAAAAGCTGGAGGGGGTGCCTGCGGGAAGTGAGCCGGTGAGTACAACCACCTGGGCGGACTTGAGGTGCTTCAGGTATTCCGTCTTGAAAGCCGCCAGCTCCTCTGCAGTGATGGGCTGTGCGTTTTCAACCAGTTCTGTGGTCTTGCCGGTGGAACGATCCAGGATCGTTGTGCAGACCCGGGTGGGCGTCTGTTGCGGGATGACGCTGGAAGAGACGCCCAACTGTTCGAGTTCGTTTGAGATCAGTTCCTGCGCGAAGCCGCCCGCGGGGTAGATCGTCGCACAGGGAGTCCCCAGGTGCCGGACTGCGATGCCGACGTTGATGACCTTCCCGGAAGAGGCCCATTGCGCAGACTGACAGCGGTTGACCTCACCTGTTTCCAGGGAGGTCACTTCCAGAATCTGCTGCCAGGCCGGGCTCAAGCCGGCTGCGATAATCATGGTGTCAATCCTTTACAAAGATAAACGGGAAAGGCGTCAGGGAACGAGTTCGCCGCGGAGCATAATCTGGCCCACGCGAATGCGGGTTCCCCGGTATTTGGGAGATTTCAATTCTTCATCCGGGTTTTTGAGGCGAAACGCGACCGGCGTACGGTCCGGCTGCTCGGGATGAATTTCAACGGTCACGGTATGAATCTGGTTCGGGTCCAGGTTCTGTGCCAGTCGAAGCGTCGAAATTCGATGGTAGGTGCAGTAACTGTCGAAACGGGCCACCGGTTTCTGGCTCGGCTTGCCGTCGACGGTGATCAGTACCTGGCCCCCGTCGGGGCCGAGCAGATCGTAGAGGGCTGCCTGGGTTCCACGGAAGCGGAAGGTGATGCGACTGCCGGGGTCGTCTGCTTCCCAGATCTGTCCCATACGATTGCCGAAGCGTTTCTGCAGAATATTGTCAGCGGGCAGCTTCTTCCAGTTGCCGGTGAGCATGGATGGTTCGAGGGGAATCATCTTGGCGTTGGTCCAGTGGCTTTCGACGAAAGGCTGTTTCAACTTGTCGGCGTGGTTGACTGGTTGAGAGTCAGTTTCCATTTTCTGGATGGCGTCGGCAATGACTTCGGTGTAGATTTCGTGTCCCTCGTCCAGTGGGTGAACACCATCTTTAGAGAACTGGATGATGCCGTCTGCCAGCGGTTTGTCGGACTGAAACTTGAGTTTCCCCTGCTGTTCCAGTTCGGCAATTTTGAGGGCGACATTGATGGACGGGATGCCGTAATGGTCGGCCAGGAGTTCCATGGCGGAAGCGGCTCGCGGGCATTCTCCCTCGCGGAGTTCCTTTTCGTAGTTCACACGGAAGGTGTAAACGAAGCAGATATCTGTCTGCGGATTTGTCTGCCAGATCTGTCGCACGATGCCGTCCATTGAGTCCCAGATGGCCTCGGGGTGACGTCCCCCGTCATTGACGGCGAATTCGACGAAAACCAGATCGGGCTTGTGATCGAGGACATCGCGCTGGAGTCGAAAGGCACCCAGGTCACTGCCCGTTCCCCCAATGGCGGCGTGGATCTCGTGAATCCTGGCTTTAGGGAAAGCTTCTTTGAGCCACTTGGTCGTTTTGACGCGCCAGCCGTTGGCTGCGGTGATGGAGCCGCCGAGATAGGCAACGTTGACTTCTTTTCCCTGCTGCAGTTTCTGAAGCACATTGCCGAGGCCCTGGCGGGGTTTTACCAGTTCGGCTTTGACGGTGTGGTTAGCAGGCGGTGCAGCCTGGGTTGATAGCAGAGCGGTAAAGAGGAAGAGTCCAGCTGTGAGCAGCTTCAAACAGGACAGATGCATGGCGCGGTATCTCCAGAGGCAGACGTGCGAGTAAAATATCAGTTAACAGTCCAGTTTAACCTATCAGGAAGCAGATTGAAATGAGCGCACACTGACCAATTTGCAGAGCGGATTATTCAAGAAACCTCAGTAATCTTACACGAGATCCTGCAGGATACCGGCCAGTTCGTCGTCGGAGATTTCGCGTGGATTGCCCCGCATGCTGTTGCCCCGGGAATCAGCGACGAGTGCGGGAATCTGTTCGCTGGTAACGCCCAGTTCCGAGAGTGTCGCGGGAATGCCGATGCTGGCGTTTAAGGCTTCGATCTGCTGAATCAGGGAATCGGCGGCGTCGGCATCCGTGAGGGAGAGCCCCGGATCGAGGTGCCGGGCGATTTCTGCATATTGCCTTTCACAGACACTGCGGTTGGCTCTAAGCGTCGAGGGCAGCATGACAGCACAGGCCAGTCCGTGTGGAATGCGACAATGGGTTCCCAGGGCGGGTGCGACGCCGTGTGCCATGCCCAGTCCGGAGTTCGCGAGTGCGATACCGGACAACAGAGCGGCGTGAGCCATGCTCTCCCGACCCGTGCGGGAGTTGCCATCCGCGACAGCTTGCGGCAAGGCGGGGATGGCCAGTTTCAGACCCTGCAGGCTGAGTGCCTGGGGGATGGGTTGGGCGCGGCAGGAGATGTAGCTTTCCAGTAACTGGGTGATAGCATCCATGCCGGTGCGGGCGGTGATTTCGGGGGGGACCGAACAGGCCAGCTTCGGATCACAGAGGATGATGTCGGGGATCATTTCGGGAGAACGCAGGCTCTTCTTGAAAGCGGGGGCGTAGCTGGAGATGACAGCGTTCTTGGTGGCTTCGCTGCCTGTGCCTGCCGTGGTGGGGATTGCCATAAAAGGGAGCGGTTTTGCTTTGAGTTGCAGCCCCTGTCCGACCCCTTCGAGGTAATCGAGCACGGTTTCGCTTTCCCGGTTGGTGATCATCGCGGCACACGCTTTGGCGAGGTCGATGCCGGAACCGCCGCCGATACCGATGAGAAAGTCCCCTGCTCCCTGAGTATGGTGCTGGAGGATGTTCGTGACCTGGTCGACGTCGGTCACTTCCGGTTCATGTGAGATCGTACGGATGTGTTCGCTGGAGATGCCCGCACGGGAGAGTAGCGACTTCAATTCGTCCAGCACGCCGTTGGTTTCCAGGGAGCGCGAGCCGGAGATAATCAGTGCCCGACTGCCCAGGGATGCGGCCAGGGTGCCAGCCTCCTGGAAACGATCCCAGCCAAAATGAATCTGCGGGGGAGCAAAGAAATCGTAGTGCATGGCGCTGTCTTTAGTGTTTGAGAAAAATTCAGCCCGTGGCTTGCATCGGTGACACTTCACGCGAGGAACGGGGCATAAAAAAAGGGATACACTGAAAGGAGTGTATCCCCGGGACCGTATGAACTACGGTGTGTTACTTCTGCTGCAGTTCTGCTTCGATCGTGGAGACGACTTCTTTCGACTGCGGATTGGTGCGAGTCGGGAAGCGGGCAGCGATATCGCCGTCACGGCCGATCACGAACTTTTCAAAGTTCCAGCTGATGGGACCGGAGGATTTCGGCTTGGTGTTCTGCGAGGTCAGATACTTGTAGAGTGGGTCAGCGTCTTTACCGTTGACGTCAATCTTGTTGAACATGTCGAAGGTGACGCCGTAGTTCTTGGTGCAGAATTCAGAAATCTGAACCGAGGTTCCGGGCTCCTGGGCACCGAACTGGTTGCAGGGGAAACCGAGGACGACCAGACCTTTGTCTTTGTATTTTTCGTGCAGCGACTGCAGGTCTTTGTACTGGGGAGTCGCGCCGCATTTGCTGGCGGTGTTGACGATCAGCAGAACTTTGCCCTTGTACTTGCTCAGATCAACGTCTTTGCCGTCCAGGGACTTCATGGTGCGATCGAGTACGGGGGGAACGGATTTCTTATCATCCTGACCGGCAATCAGAGTGGAACAGGTCAGTGCCAGCATGCTTGCCAGCAGGGTCATGGTCGTGAGGCTTCTCATCAATCTCTCCCTCATTTGGGATCCGGGCAAGGTGCACGGCTCGTAAGTTAATAAAACAGACACAGGATGCTTTTCATCGCCTCGTGCGAGAACACTTCGATCCCTCCAGTGTTATCGAATCAGAATGATAACCTTACTCAAATATTACATTGATGCCTGAGTAGAATCAATTGCACAGAAGTGTTTCCTGCAGGTATTGCAGGTGTGAAGCTGATTTATTTGAAGCGGACATCTGGTGGATTAGGGAGAATAACGGCTTCAGGAGAGACGGTTGGCGAGGTTGGCCTTGTGGTAGAGGGTGCCCAGCAGTTCCGAAATGGGGAAGTCATCACTGGTGCTGCTGGCTTCGATTTCGAGTTCGTTCACCCAGCGGTTGCGGAGGTCTTTTTCCAGCTGCTCGCGGGCCGAGCTGTTCAGTTCCTGGAAGTCGAACAGTTCCACAATATAGTGTTCAGAGGTATTGTCTGCATCCGGTTTGAGGGTGAAGGCGAGATGGGCCAGTGGTTCCCTGGCGATGATAAAGTCTTCGAAGGGAGCCAGTTCGAAAGATTTTTCCAGCTCGGAAATCAGACAGTGCTGAAAGGTTTCGTAGGGGCGCTTCCGTTCTCCGGGGAGCATGAATTCCTGACGTTCGTAGTTCCAGTGGACCAGCCAGTGAGGCTTTCCCTCGATGGTAGTCTGAAACAGGATGAATGCACCAACAAAGTTGCTCATTGTTGTCGGTTAACCTTTCGCGGGTGGATGCTGCGCTCTGGATGTTGAAACTAGATGGCCCAATCGAATTTTATCATCACAGCAGATTCAGATGTTGTTGATTTCAGCGAAAACATGCTCATCCTCGAAGAAAGTGAGCGCAGAGCCCAGATTCCACGCTATTAGGGGAACCGCAGATTTGTGGAATTCTGAGGGAAATTCAGATTTTATGATCTTTTTCCTGTTTCCCATTGCATGCGTAGAATGGAAATTGTAGAATTACGCATAAGAGCTCACGTATGTAAGGTGAGCCCACAAAACTAATACAATCCCCCAAGACACCTGCCCCCTACACACCCGCCCCTGAAGGCAAACATTGTTGAGCCAACACTTTGGACCGTGTTTCGCCTGAGCGTAAGAAGGTTCCTTTAATG
Coding sequences:
- a CDS encoding AAA family ATPase: MLIESLQNSSLFAHEVDGFQVLETHISWVLLTGPYAYKLKKPVDLGFVNFTTLALREQYCHEEIRLNRRLAPDLYLKVIPITGTEAAPELDGAGEVIDYAVQMVQFSQDDLLSKAIGEDRLTAGHIDRLAEEVAEFHGRAAVADSDLSYGTPDKVMAPVKENFRHVDELFGDDDEVREMVEQIRTENDRWHESAKGLLAERKSQGFIRECHGDMHLGNMILNDGGVTIFDCLEFNADLRWTDVMSEVAFVVMDLEDRGRPDYAMRFLNRYFELTGDYAGVPLLRFYLSYRAMVRAKVAALRLSQHEFSPAETREIREEFWSYLKLARKYVTRDEPLLILTHGVSGSGKSYGTGLLLEGMPTIRVRSDVERKRLQAEREISDERLYTSEVTELTYQRLVELAEMILDAGWSAIVDATTLQVWQRSLFSELAAARGVRFVLLCFEAEQSVLEQRIEDRQTYEEDPSDATRDVLKLQLDVREPLTAEEQAVSVVLPTKQEWTTEMLVQLVTG
- a CDS encoding STAS/SEC14 domain-containing protein translates to MSLEIIHHATENYVEISMSGKLVKEDYHDFTPTIETLIQQHGPLHMLVVLHDFHGWTMEAIWEDIKFDLKHFKDIGKLAMVGEKKWEEGMAMFCKPFTSAKVKYFDLHELDAARTWISETE
- a CDS encoding ATP-binding cassette domain-containing protein, with the translated sequence MSDATETDQDCLLEARSIGRQTSAGEWLVRDLSLQVHPGDRIAIVGPTGSGKSLFLRSLAILDEIQAGDILFQNAPVADKDLPAYRSQVVYLQQRPVLIEGTVESNLKFALQFHINQDKSNNVDAVLELLSSFERPNGFLKRKSSALSGGEGQIVALLRALILAPQILLMDEPTSGLDPQTTRQFEQIIQQWLETSNQRPAFVWITHDHTQAERVATQVMTFPAGTLAPVPTTA
- a CDS encoding 1-phosphofructokinase family hexose kinase, with protein sequence MIIAAGLSPAWQQILEVTSLETGEVNRCQSAQWASSGKVINVGIAVRHLGTPCATIYPAGGFAQELISNELEQLGVSSSVIPQQTPTRVCTTILDRSTGKTTELVENAQPITAEELAAFKTEYLKHLKSAQVVVLTGSLPAGTPSSFYRDLIAETHCPVILDARGPELEAALEEKPFLVKPNHEELERTLMTELADTEALIKGMQEINERGATWVVISQGKDTLWATSREHVYRFTPARAEVVNPIACGDSLAAGIAVALHRGKPVPDAIRRGMAAAADNLTQLLPARLSEKRMQTFYDQIEVEQIA
- a CDS encoding GDSL-type esterase/lipase family protein, encoding MHLSCLKLLTAGLFLFTALLSTQAAPPANHTVKAELVKPRQGLGNVLQKLQQGKEVNVAYLGGSITAANGWRVKTTKWLKEAFPKARIHEIHAAIGGTGSDLGAFRLQRDVLDHKPDLVFVEFAVNDGGRHPEAIWDSMDGIVRQIWQTNPQTDICFVYTFRVNYEKELREGECPRAASAMELLADHYGIPSINVALKIAELEQQGKLKFQSDKPLADGIIQFSKDGVHPLDEGHEIYTEVIADAIQKMETDSQPVNHADKLKQPFVESHWTNAKMIPLEPSMLTGNWKKLPADNILQKRFGNRMGQIWEADDPGSRITFRFRGTQAALYDLLGPDGGQVLITVDGKPSQKPVARFDSYCTYHRISTLRLAQNLDPNQIHTVTVEIHPEQPDRTPVAFRLKNPDEELKSPKYRGTRIRVGQIMLRGELVP
- a CDS encoding iron-containing alcohol dehydrogenase, whose product is MHYDFFAPPQIHFGWDRFQEAGTLAASLGSRALIISGSRSLETNGVLDELKSLLSRAGISSEHIRTISHEPEVTDVDQVTNILQHHTQGAGDFLIGIGGGSGIDLAKACAAMITNRESETVLDYLEGVGQGLQLKAKPLPFMAIPTTAGTGSEATKNAVISSYAPAFKKSLRSPEMIPDIILCDPKLACSVPPEITARTGMDAITQLLESYISCRAQPIPQALSLQGLKLAIPALPQAVADGNSRTGRESMAHAALLSGIALANSGLGMAHGVAPALGTHCRIPHGLACAVMLPSTLRANRSVCERQYAEIARHLDPGLSLTDADAADSLIQQIEALNASIGIPATLSELGVTSEQIPALVADSRGNSMRGNPREISDDELAGILQDLV
- a CDS encoding glutathione peroxidase, whose product is MRSLTTMTLLASMLALTCSTLIAGQDDKKSVPPVLDRTMKSLDGKDVDLSKYKGKVLLIVNTASKCGATPQYKDLQSLHEKYKDKGLVVLGFPCNQFGAQEPGTSVQISEFCTKNYGVTFDMFNKIDVNGKDADPLYKYLTSQNTKPKSSGPISWNFEKFVIGRDGDIAARFPTRTNPQSKEVVSTIEAELQQK